The following are from one region of the Amycolatopsis sp. QT-25 genome:
- a CDS encoding glycogen operon protein GlgX: MDSIRPRGDAFYSRLFGWSLKWRGTQPFLVLGSGICAVTLPKINGAQVLTRLAETGCEGPAIAVLTQQGPRVAILAESDGLIPPRISLPPHVEVLAWGALLPLPVDSGRAEAHAEWLSAPDPRQRWLPSLDAVLAGVRPR, encoded by the coding sequence GTGGATTCGATCCGCCCACGGGGCGACGCGTTCTACAGCCGTCTCTTCGGCTGGTCCCTGAAATGGCGTGGCACGCAGCCGTTCCTGGTGCTGGGAAGCGGGATCTGCGCGGTGACCCTGCCCAAGATCAACGGTGCCCAGGTCCTCACCCGGCTCGCCGAGACCGGCTGCGAGGGTCCCGCCATCGCGGTGCTGACCCAGCAGGGCCCGCGCGTGGCCATCCTCGCCGAGTCCGACGGGCTGATCCCGCCTCGGATCTCCCTGCCACCACACGTCGAAGTGCTCGCCTGGGGCGCACTGCTTCCCTTGCCGGTCGACTCCGGACGCGCCGAAGCCCACGCGGAATGGCTCTCGGCACCGGACCCCCGGCAGCGCTGGCTTCCGAGCCTGGACGCCGTCCTCGCGGGCGTCCGGCCCCGGTAG
- a CDS encoding TetR family transcriptional regulator, whose product MTDSPRRAPVTRAGATPAGRRRLRRALAAAAVDLFVAKGYEATTVDEIAAAAGVGRRTFFRYFDAKDDVLFANHDEIVAEMEETFAAAAPDRDPVEVACAAVGLVLDSYAAELDVSLKRFTLTRTVPSLRDKEVATVDRYQRVLARYLGARFTEQGDETASLRAAVAAAAIAAANNHVLRRWLRSGGQDDIAASAAEAFALVIDAFRAEPDAADDAETTVVAVLTTATPLHAVIAKVNAALNES is encoded by the coding sequence ATGACCGATTCGCCGCGCCGGGCGCCGGTGACCAGGGCCGGGGCGACCCCCGCGGGCCGCCGCCGGTTGCGCCGCGCCCTCGCCGCCGCGGCCGTGGACCTGTTCGTGGCCAAGGGCTACGAGGCCACCACGGTGGACGAGATCGCGGCCGCCGCGGGGGTGGGCCGCCGGACGTTCTTCCGGTATTTCGACGCCAAGGACGACGTGCTCTTCGCCAACCACGACGAGATCGTGGCCGAAATGGAGGAGACGTTCGCCGCCGCGGCTCCCGATCGCGACCCGGTGGAGGTGGCCTGCGCCGCCGTCGGCCTGGTCCTCGACTCCTACGCCGCGGAACTCGACGTCTCACTCAAGCGGTTCACCCTGACGCGGACGGTGCCTTCGTTGCGGGACAAGGAAGTCGCGACCGTCGACCGCTACCAGCGGGTGCTCGCCCGTTACCTGGGGGCACGGTTCACGGAGCAGGGCGACGAGACGGCGAGCCTGCGCGCGGCCGTGGCCGCCGCGGCGATCGCGGCCGCCAACAACCACGTGCTCCGGCGTTGGCTGCGCAGTGGCGGGCAGGACGACATCGCGGCCAGCGCGGCGGAGGCCTTCGCGCTGGTCATCGACGCGTTCAGGGCCGAACCCGACGCAGCGGACGACGCCGAAACGACGGTGGTCGCCGTCTTGACCACGGCGACCCCGCTGCACGCCGTCATCGCCAAGGTGAACGCCGCTTTGAACGAGTCGTAG
- a CDS encoding histidine kinase — protein sequence MITRQRLRAWWDALRYTAFTGTDAPPERSAGLRWLRALAIAGCGLWAGFVTFSTVSVSPPAKTFNVLVTVLPCLLAVRSPLWGWRTLIAGVVSTPLTLPGIAASWGWPWAPGLALTAALVFYLVGESNDQAELTWAGLISFGAATPFLKDWRDAALLVLLGGIAFFLGNTVRQRRLAEEERAAQQERRLAQETRAALLEERAGIARELHDVVAHHMSVLAVRADSARFRFADPAKAGREAEIWQEFADLAGTAREGLTELRRLLGVLRSEEHALPTSPQPGLGRVVELVEGVRAAGTACELHLRGDLDTVPVGVALSVFRIVQEALSNAIQHAPGAPISVGLTAGPESVRLLIENGPGDGPRRTERTGSGHGLLGMRERAAMLAADLETGERPDGGFLVALTVPLDREGHPQP from the coding sequence ATGATCACCCGACAACGCCTGCGAGCGTGGTGGGATGCCCTGCGCTACACGGCATTCACCGGAACCGACGCCCCGCCGGAGCGTTCGGCGGGGTTGCGCTGGCTGCGTGCGCTGGCGATCGCCGGATGCGGACTCTGGGCGGGTTTCGTCACGTTCTCGACCGTCTCGGTGTCGCCTCCCGCGAAGACGTTCAACGTGCTCGTCACCGTGCTGCCCTGCCTGCTCGCGGTGCGTTCGCCGCTGTGGGGATGGCGCACGCTGATCGCCGGCGTCGTGAGCACCCCGCTCACCCTGCCCGGCATCGCCGCCTCCTGGGGCTGGCCGTGGGCGCCGGGCCTCGCGCTCACCGCGGCGCTCGTCTTCTACCTCGTGGGGGAGAGCAACGATCAGGCGGAACTGACCTGGGCGGGACTGATCTCGTTCGGTGCCGCCACGCCCTTCCTGAAGGATTGGCGTGACGCGGCGCTGCTCGTGCTGCTGGGCGGGATCGCGTTCTTCCTCGGCAACACGGTCCGGCAGCGGAGGCTCGCCGAAGAAGAACGCGCGGCACAACAGGAACGCCGGCTCGCCCAGGAGACCCGGGCGGCCCTCCTGGAAGAACGTGCCGGCATCGCGAGGGAGCTGCACGACGTGGTCGCGCACCACATGTCCGTACTCGCGGTGCGCGCGGACTCGGCGCGGTTCCGGTTCGCCGATCCGGCCAAGGCCGGCCGTGAAGCCGAGATCTGGCAGGAGTTCGCCGATCTCGCCGGAACCGCCCGTGAAGGACTGACCGAGCTGCGCAGGCTGCTCGGCGTACTCCGCTCCGAGGAGCACGCGCTGCCGACTTCGCCGCAGCCGGGACTGGGCAGGGTGGTCGAACTCGTGGAGGGGGTGAGGGCCGCCGGCACGGCGTGCGAACTCCACCTGCGGGGCGACCTCGACACCGTCCCGGTCGGGGTCGCGTTGTCGGTGTTCCGGATCGTGCAGGAGGCCCTCAGCAACGCGATCCAGCACGCTCCAGGGGCGCCGATCTCCGTCGGACTCACCGCCGGGCCGGAGTCCGTCCGGCTGCTCATCGAGAACGGCCCCGGCGACGGTCCGAGAAGGACGGAACGGACCGGGAGCGGACACGGTTTGCTGGGCATGCGGGAGCGGGCGGCTATGCTCGCGGCTGATCTTGAGACAGGGGAGCGGCCGGACGGTGGTTTCCTCGTCGCGCTGACCGTTCCGCTCGATCGTGAGGGGCATCCGCAACCGTGA
- a CDS encoding response regulator transcription factor produces the protein MISVVIADDQTMVRQSFRAVLDAQPDMRVLGEAADGNTAVALCAELAPDVVLMDVRMPELDGIEATRRVVAERQAVRVLILTTFDIDEYVFGGLRAGASGFLLKDSPLDDLVTAVRVVAAGNALFAPTITRRLIGEFTRTHASAHSGHSLVTELTARETEVLRLVARGLSNTEIAQALVIAEQTAKSHVSRVFAKLGVRDRAQAVMVAYEAGLVVPGTTP, from the coding sequence GTGATCTCGGTGGTCATCGCCGACGACCAGACCATGGTCAGGCAGAGTTTCCGCGCCGTGCTCGACGCACAGCCCGACATGCGGGTGCTGGGGGAGGCCGCGGACGGGAACACCGCCGTCGCGCTGTGCGCGGAACTCGCACCGGACGTCGTGCTGATGGACGTACGCATGCCCGAACTCGACGGGATCGAGGCGACCCGGCGGGTCGTGGCGGAACGGCAAGCAGTGCGCGTGCTGATCCTCACCACCTTCGACATCGACGAATACGTGTTCGGCGGGCTGCGGGCGGGCGCCAGCGGCTTCCTGCTGAAGGACTCCCCGCTCGACGACCTGGTCACCGCGGTCAGGGTGGTGGCCGCCGGCAATGCGTTGTTCGCGCCGACGATCACCAGGCGGTTGATCGGCGAGTTCACCCGCACCCACGCCTCGGCGCACTCGGGTCATTCCCTCGTGACCGAGCTGACCGCGCGTGAGACGGAAGTGCTCCGGCTGGTCGCTCGCGGCCTCTCCAACACGGAGATCGCCCAAGCGCTGGTCATTGCGGAACAGACGGCGAAATCCCATGTCAGCAGAGTTTTCGCCAAGCTCGGGGTGCGTGATCGTGCGCAAGCGGTCATGGTCGCGTACGAGGCGGGGCTGGTCGTGCCGGGAACCACGCCCTGA
- a CDS encoding glycosyltransferase 87 family protein, translated as MKWSRGRRLDPALIVVGAAMMVCALVALGWWIRELPLGVDSAVYRAGGFAVVRKESLYSPLRALPGWAPELPFTYPPFAALLFSSLTALPTQLCWGLLALAAAPSLYFALRPFADRAHLPLLLLGAFALQPVWQTIGLGQVNLVLMAAVVTDLLLLRDSRRCGIMIGIVAAVKLVPLIFIVHLLVARRTADAARALAAFLGATVFAMVVLPADSVRFWTSAIFNDHFAEMKGWVGNQSWQGFVARTVPEGRTATVVIVVSGVVFAVLSMWFVHRLHRAGDDRAAVLVTAGCSLLISPISWTHHWVWVVPAIGFFAAGGHREVALAVAVVFTGWTVAVVPGGGGAERDWNLVQALIGNAYLLTLLIVGFFRLPWRITLYMLGQFVSTSSRSKRQNAGDDADAGRGRQNPVHGDHAPGNHGKPTATKAPNSGVGQRVVEDDWDEDPDRVQRGGRW; from the coding sequence ATGAAGTGGTCACGAGGGCGACGCCTCGACCCGGCGCTGATCGTGGTCGGCGCAGCGATGATGGTGTGCGCCTTGGTGGCGCTCGGCTGGTGGATCCGGGAGCTTCCCCTCGGCGTCGATTCGGCGGTGTACCGGGCAGGCGGGTTCGCCGTGGTGCGAAAAGAAAGTCTCTACTCGCCCTTGCGGGCGCTCCCCGGCTGGGCGCCTGAGCTGCCGTTCACCTACCCACCGTTCGCCGCGCTGCTGTTCAGCTCACTGACCGCGCTGCCCACCCAGCTGTGCTGGGGTCTGCTCGCGCTGGCGGCCGCGCCGTCGCTCTACTTCGCGCTCCGGCCGTTCGCGGACCGGGCCCACCTGCCGCTTCTGTTGCTCGGCGCGTTCGCGCTCCAGCCGGTGTGGCAGACCATCGGTCTCGGGCAGGTGAACCTCGTGCTGATGGCCGCCGTGGTGACGGATCTGCTGCTTCTGCGTGATTCGCGCCGGTGCGGAATCATGATCGGGATCGTCGCGGCCGTCAAACTGGTCCCGCTGATCTTCATCGTCCACCTCTTGGTGGCGCGGCGTACCGCCGACGCGGCACGGGCACTGGCGGCCTTTCTCGGTGCGACGGTGTTCGCGATGGTCGTCCTGCCGGCCGACTCCGTTCGCTTCTGGACATCGGCGATCTTCAACGACCATTTCGCCGAGATGAAGGGCTGGGTGGGAAACCAGTCGTGGCAGGGATTCGTCGCGCGGACCGTCCCGGAAGGACGGACGGCCACGGTGGTGATCGTGGTGTCCGGCGTGGTTTTCGCGGTATTGTCGATGTGGTTCGTGCACCGCCTTCACCGGGCGGGTGACGACCGGGCCGCGGTGCTGGTCACGGCAGGATGCTCCCTGCTGATCAGCCCGATCTCGTGGACCCACCACTGGGTGTGGGTGGTGCCCGCCATCGGCTTCTTCGCCGCCGGGGGGCATCGCGAAGTGGCGCTGGCGGTCGCCGTCGTGTTCACCGGATGGACGGTCGCCGTGGTCCCGGGCGGCGGGGGAGCGGAGCGTGACTGGAACCTCGTACAGGCTTTGATCGGCAACGCCTACCTGCTCACCCTTCTCATCGTGGGATTCTTTCGCCTACCTTGGCGTATAACGCTATATATGCTTGGGCAATTCGTTTCCACGTCTTCACGTTCGAAACGCCAAAATGCCGGCGACGACGCAGACGCGGGTCGCGGCCGGCAGAATCCGGTACACGGTGATCACGCTCCAGGGAATCATGGCAAGCCGACGGCCACCAAGGCGCCGAACAGCGGGGTGGGGCAACGGGTAGTAGAGGACGATTGGGACGAAGATCCGGACCGAGTTCAACGCGGCGGCCGGTGGTGA
- a CDS encoding epoxide hydrolase family protein, protein MIKPFRIDIPQTDLDDLHDRLSRTRWPNEIADAGWDYGFPLARLKELAEHWRTGYDWRAHEAELNELPHFTTEIDGQNIHFVHVRSANPDALALILTHGWPGSFLEFLDVIEPLSRNFHLVVPSIPGYGFSGPTHERGWDVTRIARAWAELMHRLGYERYGAQGGDFGSGISIALGSAAPGRVVGVHVNYLPTRPEPGVELSGKDEARVDRVRQLMANRPPYQALQAATPQTLGYALTDSPVGQLAWIAERFAQWTDPRSPVSDDRMLTDVSLYWLTATAASSARLHHETPRGTEPCPVPLGVAVFPSDITQSVRSLAERLYDIRHWSEFERGGHFAAMEVPDLLAEDIRVFFLGLLAKG, encoded by the coding sequence GTGATCAAGCCCTTCCGCATCGACATCCCCCAAACCGACCTCGACGACCTCCACGACCGCCTGTCCCGCACCCGCTGGCCCAACGAGATCGCCGACGCCGGCTGGGACTACGGTTTTCCGCTGGCACGACTCAAGGAACTGGCCGAGCACTGGCGCACCGGCTACGACTGGCGCGCCCACGAAGCCGAGCTCAACGAGCTTCCTCACTTCACCACCGAAATCGACGGCCAGAACATCCATTTCGTCCACGTCCGGTCCGCGAATCCGGACGCGCTCGCACTGATCCTCACCCACGGCTGGCCCGGTTCGTTCCTGGAGTTCCTCGACGTGATCGAGCCACTGTCACGGAACTTCCACCTGGTCGTTCCGTCCATCCCCGGTTACGGTTTCTCCGGCCCGACCCACGAACGCGGCTGGGACGTCACCCGGATCGCGCGCGCCTGGGCCGAACTGATGCACAGGCTCGGCTACGAGCGCTACGGCGCACAAGGCGGCGACTTCGGCTCGGGCATCTCGATCGCGCTCGGTTCGGCGGCTCCCGGCCGCGTCGTCGGCGTGCACGTCAACTACCTGCCGACCCGGCCGGAACCCGGTGTCGAACTGTCCGGAAAGGACGAAGCCCGAGTGGACAGGGTTCGGCAGCTGATGGCGAATCGACCGCCGTACCAGGCTTTGCAGGCCGCGACCCCGCAGACCCTCGGCTACGCGCTGACCGATTCCCCGGTCGGCCAACTGGCCTGGATCGCCGAGCGTTTCGCGCAGTGGACGGATCCTCGCTCACCGGTCAGCGACGACCGGATGCTCACCGACGTCTCGCTGTACTGGCTGACCGCGACCGCGGCCTCCTCCGCGCGACTGCACCACGAGACCCCGCGCGGGACCGAGCCGTGTCCGGTCCCGCTCGGCGTCGCGGTGTTCCCGTCCGACATCACACAGTCCGTGCGATCGCTGGCCGAGCGGCTGTACGACATCCGACACTGGTCGGAGTTCGAGCGTGGCGGGCACTTCGCCGCGATGGAGGTGCCAGACCTCCTGGCCGAGGACATCCGAGTCTTCTTTCTTGGCTTGCTCGCCAAGGGTTGA
- a CDS encoding MarR family transcriptional regulator gives MENSSEEMPVRWQGLPSWLLTQTANHAHRLVTDGFSAVDGRGYHYRVLATLEELGPASQATLGRRSGIHVSEMVATINELAERELVERAPDPADRRRNVISLTTAGKRQLRKLEKQLAERQDELLEPLSPGEREQLSELLSKLLDHHDRRIGADLS, from the coding sequence ATGGAGAACTCGTCCGAAGAGATGCCCGTCCGGTGGCAGGGGCTGCCCAGCTGGCTGCTCACGCAGACCGCGAACCACGCGCATCGCCTGGTGACCGACGGGTTCTCCGCCGTCGACGGCCGGGGCTACCACTACCGCGTCCTGGCGACGCTGGAGGAGCTCGGGCCTGCCAGCCAGGCGACTCTGGGCCGTCGCAGCGGAATCCACGTCAGCGAGATGGTCGCGACGATCAACGAGCTCGCCGAACGTGAACTGGTCGAGCGTGCCCCGGATCCCGCCGACCGGCGCCGTAACGTCATCTCGTTGACCACCGCGGGCAAGCGGCAGTTGCGGAAGTTGGAGAAACAGCTGGCCGAGCGCCAGGACGAACTGCTCGAACCGCTGTCACCCGGGGAGCGGGAGCAGCTCAGCGAGCTGCTGTCGAAGCTGCTGGACCACCACGACCGGCGGATCGGCGCTGACCTCTCGTGA